The Alteripontixanthobacter sp. genome has a window encoding:
- the nuoG gene encoding NADH-quinone oxidoreductase subunit NuoG, giving the protein MPKVTVDGTELEVPDGATVLQACELAGKEIPRFCYHERLSIAGNCRMCLVEVKPGPPKPQASCALPATEGQEIRTDSEMVKTAREGVMEFLLINHPLDCPICDQGGECDLQDQAMAYGRGGSRYQMNKRAVTEKYMGPLIKTIMTRCIHCTRCVRFSEEIAGVDEIGAIGRGEDMQITTYLEQAASHELSANVIDLCPVGALTSRPYAYEARPWELQKTLSIDVSDAVGSNIMLHSRGREVMRALPRINDDVNEEWLSDKGRYQVDGLATRRLDKVWMRKGRGSGAKLAEASWDEAFKAIAKQLKSDKSSIAAVAGDMLDCETMFAAKALLRACGSNLIEGRQTGMDYDVSNLAAVNFNSTLAGIEHADAVLIVGSHIRWEAPLVNVRLRKAVKRGAKVFVIGPEWDPTYPAEFLGDDLAVLSKLPKAVSQAFKDAERPAIIMGGAALAQGALGAGLAAAEKLGVVNDNWNGFNVLHFSAARMGGLMLGFAQKGGVADLARAAPKVLLSLGADEMDYEPFAGSLKVYIGHHGDKGAHAADIILPAASFAEKDGTYVNTEARVQFAEKAVFAPGDAREDWTILRALADALKVEVGFDSFAQLQSAMIAEVPALGEEGVADLGALPKADGKAKAEGTISAYPIKDFYLTNPIARASATMQHCSAELLHGEELLEAAE; this is encoded by the coding sequence ATGCCTAAAGTCACCGTAGACGGCACCGAGCTCGAGGTTCCCGATGGCGCGACCGTGCTGCAGGCTTGCGAGCTGGCGGGGAAGGAAATCCCGCGCTTTTGCTATCACGAACGGCTGTCCATCGCGGGCAATTGCCGGATGTGCCTGGTCGAAGTGAAGCCCGGACCGCCCAAGCCGCAGGCATCCTGCGCGCTGCCCGCCACCGAGGGTCAGGAAATCCGCACAGATAGCGAGATGGTCAAGACCGCTCGCGAAGGGGTGATGGAATTCCTGCTGATCAATCACCCGCTCGATTGCCCGATCTGCGACCAGGGCGGCGAGTGCGATCTGCAGGATCAGGCGATGGCCTATGGCCGGGGCGGCTCGCGCTACCAGATGAACAAGCGGGCGGTGACCGAGAAATATATGGGGCCGCTGATCAAGACGATCATGACGCGCTGCATCCACTGCACTCGCTGCGTTCGCTTTTCCGAAGAGATCGCGGGCGTGGACGAAATCGGCGCGATCGGGCGCGGCGAGGATATGCAGATCACCACCTATCTGGAACAGGCCGCATCGCACGAACTCAGCGCGAATGTGATCGATCTATGCCCGGTCGGAGCTCTGACCTCAAGGCCCTATGCCTATGAGGCGCGCCCCTGGGAGCTCCAGAAGACGCTCAGCATCGACGTGTCGGATGCGGTTGGCTCCAACATCATGCTGCATTCGCGCGGGCGTGAAGTGATGCGCGCTCTGCCGCGGATCAATGACGATGTGAACGAGGAGTGGCTCAGCGATAAGGGACGCTATCAGGTCGATGGGCTGGCCACGCGCAGGCTCGACAAGGTGTGGATGCGCAAGGGCCGGGGTTCGGGCGCCAAGTTGGCCGAAGCGAGCTGGGACGAGGCGTTCAAGGCTATCGCGAAGCAGCTGAAATCAGACAAGTCGAGCATTGCGGCGGTCGCGGGCGACATGCTCGATTGCGAGACGATGTTTGCAGCCAAGGCGCTGCTGAGGGCGTGCGGGTCGAATTTGATCGAAGGCCGGCAAACAGGCATGGATTACGACGTATCCAACCTGGCAGCGGTAAACTTCAATTCCACTCTGGCCGGGATCGAACATGCCGATGCGGTGCTGATCGTGGGCAGCCATATTCGCTGGGAAGCGCCGCTGGTGAATGTTCGCCTGCGCAAGGCGGTCAAACGCGGCGCGAAAGTGTTCGTGATCGGCCCGGAGTGGGATCCCACCTATCCCGCGGAGTTCCTGGGCGACGATCTGGCCGTGCTGAGCAAGCTGCCCAAGGCGGTTTCGCAGGCATTCAAGGATGCAGAGCGGCCCGCCATCATTATGGGCGGCGCGGCGCTCGCGCAGGGTGCACTGGGCGCGGGGCTTGCTGCGGCCGAAAAGCTCGGCGTGGTCAATGATAATTGGAACGGCTTCAACGTGCTGCATTTCTCGGCAGCGCGGATGGGCGGGCTGATGCTCGGTTTTGCGCAAAAGGGTGGCGTGGCGGATCTCGCGCGGGCCGCGCCCAAGGTGTTGCTGTCGCTCGGCGCGGACGAAATGGATTACGAGCCATTTGCCGGTAGCCTGAAAGTTTATATCGGCCATCACGGTGACAAGGGCGCTCATGCGGCGGATATTATCCTGCCCGCAGCGTCCTTCGCGGAGAAGGACGGGACCTACGTCAATACCGAGGCGCGGGTGCAATTTGCGGAGAAGGCAGTGTTTGCGCCGGGCGATGCGCGCGAGGACTGGACGATCCTGCGCGCACTGGCCGATGCGCTGAAAGTGGAAGTCGGTTTCGACAGCTTTGCGCAGCTTCAATCCGCGATGATCGCCGAAGTGCCTGCGTTGGGCGAAGAAGGCGTGGCCGATCTCGGCGCGCTGCCCAAGGCGGATGGCAAGGCCAAGGCCGAGGGCACGATTTCGGCCTATCCGATCAAGGATTTCTACCTCACCAACCCCATCGCCCGCGCCAGCGCGACGATGCAGCATTGCTCGGCAGAGTTGCTGCACGGCGAGGAATTGTTGGAGGCGGCAGAGTGA
- the nuoF gene encoding NADH-quinone oxidoreductase subunit NuoF — protein sequence MALVDKDRIFTNVYGFQDWGLKAAQKRGDWDDTKALIKRGQDSIIDEMKASGLRGRGGAGFPTGLKWSFMPKESKDGRPSFLVINADESEPGSCKDREIIRHDPHKLIEGALVAGYAMRARAAYIYIRGEYIREAETLQKAIDEAYAAGLIGKNACKSGYDFDVFMHRGAGAYICGEETAMIESLEGKKGQPRLKPPFPAGAGLYGCPTTVNNVESIAVVPTILRRGANWFSSFGREGNHGTKLFQISGHVEKPCVVEEEMSIPFRELIERHCGGITGGWDNLLAVIPGGSSVPLVPAEQIMDAPMDFDGLKDLGSGLGTAAVIVMDKSTDIVRAISRISYFYKHESCGQCTPCREGTGWMWRMMERLRTGDAAIEEIDMLQQVTKQVEGHTICALGDAAAWPIQGLIRHFRPELERRIEEHNAQFLEAAE from the coding sequence ATGGCTCTCGTCGATAAGGACCGGATCTTCACCAACGTCTACGGCTTCCAGGATTGGGGCTTGAAGGCGGCGCAAAAGCGCGGCGATTGGGATGATACCAAGGCGCTGATCAAGCGCGGACAGGATTCCATCATCGACGAGATGAAGGCGAGCGGCCTTCGCGGGCGCGGCGGGGCTGGTTTCCCGACCGGTCTGAAATGGTCGTTCATGCCCAAGGAATCGAAGGACGGCCGCCCGTCATTCCTGGTCATCAATGCCGACGAATCCGAGCCAGGCTCCTGCAAGGATCGCGAGATCATCCGCCACGATCCGCACAAGCTGATCGAAGGCGCTTTGGTCGCCGGCTACGCGATGCGCGCGCGCGCCGCCTATATCTATATTCGCGGCGAGTATATTCGCGAGGCGGAAACGCTGCAAAAGGCGATCGACGAGGCCTATGCGGCGGGCCTGATCGGCAAGAACGCCTGCAAATCAGGCTATGACTTCGACGTGTTCATGCACCGCGGCGCGGGCGCATATATTTGCGGCGAAGAAACCGCGATGATCGAAAGTCTGGAAGGCAAGAAGGGCCAACCGCGCCTCAAGCCGCCATTTCCGGCAGGGGCGGGACTGTATGGATGTCCGACCACGGTCAACAATGTCGAGAGCATCGCGGTGGTCCCGACTATTCTGCGACGCGGTGCGAACTGGTTCTCCAGTTTCGGGCGCGAAGGCAATCACGGCACCAAGCTGTTCCAGATCAGCGGCCATGTCGAAAAACCCTGCGTTGTCGAAGAGGAAATGAGCATCCCTTTCCGCGAGCTGATCGAGCGCCATTGCGGCGGCATCACCGGCGGATGGGACAATCTGCTGGCGGTGATCCCGGGCGGAAGCTCTGTCCCGCTTGTCCCGGCCGAGCAGATCATGGATGCCCCGATGGATTTCGACGGGCTGAAAGACCTCGGCTCCGGCCTCGGCACGGCAGCGGTGATCGTGATGGACAAGTCCACCGACATCGTCCGCGCGATCAGCCGCATCAGCTATTTCTACAAGCATGAGAGCTGCGGCCAGTGCACTCCCTGCCGTGAGGGCACGGGCTGGATGTGGCGCATGATGGAACGCCTGCGCACCGGCGACGCCGCGATCGAGGAAATCGATATGCTGCAGCAGGTAACCAAGCAGGTCGAAGGACATACAATCTGCGCGCTCGGCGATGCAGCCGCATGGCCGATCCAGGGTCTGATCCGCCACTTCCGCCCGGAACTGGAACGCCGGATCGAAGAGCATAATGCGCAATTCCTGGAGGCTGCAGAGTAA
- the nuoE gene encoding NADH-quinone oxidoreductase subunit NuoE: MADRAPAPDTPELRERWGGFAWTDENRAKADYHIAKYPDGRQKSAVMPLLDLAQRQVGVETNTQGWLPLPVIEYVADYLDMPVIRVLEVATFYFMYNLVPVGKFHVQVCGTTPCMLRGSDAIIAACQARGMAKGKVSEDGLWTLTEVECMGNCATAPMVQINDGNYEDLTVERLDAVLDALAAGEDPKEGTQEPGRHTSEPSGGPTTLKEMVDANHDYRGEW; this comes from the coding sequence ATGGCTGATCGCGCACCCGCTCCCGATACGCCCGAACTGCGCGAGCGGTGGGGTGGCTTTGCCTGGACCGACGAGAACCGGGCCAAGGCGGATTATCATATAGCCAAATATCCCGATGGGCGGCAGAAATCGGCGGTAATGCCGCTGCTCGATCTGGCGCAGCGTCAGGTCGGGGTGGAGACAAATACGCAAGGCTGGCTGCCGCTGCCGGTGATCGAATATGTCGCCGATTATCTCGACATGCCGGTTATCCGCGTGCTCGAGGTCGCGACGTTCTATTTCATGTACAACCTCGTTCCGGTGGGCAAATTCCATGTTCAGGTGTGCGGCACAACGCCTTGCATGCTGCGCGGAAGCGACGCCATTATCGCCGCTTGCCAGGCGCGCGGCATGGCGAAGGGCAAGGTCTCCGAAGATGGCCTGTGGACCCTCACCGAAGTGGAATGCATGGGCAATTGCGCCACCGCGCCGATGGTCCAGATCAATGACGGCAATTACGAGGATCTGACGGTCGAACGCCTTGATGCCGTACTGGATGCACTGGCGGCGGGCGAGGATCCGAAGGAAGGCACACAGGAACCGGGCCGCCACACCAGCGAGCCCAGCGGCGGGCCGACCACCTTGAAAGAGATGGTCGACGCCAATCACGATTACCGGGGTGAGTGGTGA
- a CDS encoding NADH-quinone oxidoreductase subunit D, with translation MSVQLEESPTTGDEVISNYTINFGPQHPAAHGVLRMVMELDGEIIERIDPHVGLLHRGTEKLIEQKTYLQALPYFDRLDYCSPLCQEHSYVLAIEKLLNLEVPERAQYLRVLFAELTRISNHLLNIGAHVMDVGAMTPNLWVFELREDCMNFFERASGARMHSAYFRPGGVHQDVPLKLLTDIGDWVDGRMPELFGDAMSLVTDNRIFKQRNVDIAVVSKSDAIAWGFSGPMIRAAGVPWDLRKSQPYDVYDRMEFDIPVGTNSDCYDRFMVRVNEVYESAKIIKQCLAEMPEGPVASTDRKIVPPKRGEMKQSMEALIHHFKLYTEGFHVPAGEVYVATESPKGEFGVYLVSDGSNKPYRCKIRPTAFSHLQAMDFMAKGHMLPDATAILGAIDVVFGECDR, from the coding sequence ATGAGCGTCCAGCTTGAAGAATCTCCCACCACCGGTGACGAGGTCATCTCCAACTACACAATCAATTTCGGTCCGCAGCACCCGGCTGCGCATGGCGTGCTGCGCATGGTCATGGAGCTGGATGGCGAGATCATCGAACGGATCGATCCGCATGTTGGCCTGTTGCATCGCGGCACCGAAAAACTGATCGAGCAGAAGACCTATCTGCAGGCGCTGCCCTATTTCGACCGGCTCGATTATTGCAGCCCGCTTTGCCAGGAACACAGCTACGTCCTCGCGATCGAGAAGTTGTTGAACCTCGAAGTGCCGGAACGCGCCCAATATTTGCGCGTATTGTTCGCCGAGCTGACGCGGATTTCCAACCACCTGCTCAACATCGGCGCGCATGTGATGGATGTCGGCGCGATGACGCCGAACCTGTGGGTCTTCGAACTGCGCGAAGATTGCATGAACTTCTTCGAGCGGGCCAGCGGCGCACGGATGCACAGCGCCTACTTCCGGCCCGGCGGGGTTCACCAGGACGTGCCGCTCAAGCTTCTCACTGATATTGGCGACTGGGTCGATGGGCGGATGCCCGAACTGTTCGGCGACGCGATGAGCCTGGTGACCGACAACCGCATCTTCAAGCAGCGCAACGTCGATATCGCGGTTGTCAGCAAGTCCGATGCGATTGCCTGGGGCTTCTCCGGCCCGATGATCCGCGCCGCTGGCGTGCCATGGGATTTGCGCAAATCGCAGCCATACGATGTCTATGACCGGATGGAATTCGACATCCCGGTCGGCACCAATTCGGATTGCTACGACCGCTTCATGGTCCGCGTGAACGAAGTTTACGAAAGCGCTAAGATCATCAAGCAGTGCCTCGCGGAAATGCCCGAAGGCCCGGTGGCGAGCACCGACCGCAAGATCGTCCCGCCCAAGCGCGGCGAGATGAAGCAGTCGATGGAAGCGCTGATCCACCACTTCAAACTCTACACGGAGGGCTTCCACGTCCCCGCCGGCGAAGTCTATGTCGCCACCGAAAGCCCCAAGGGCGAATTCGGCGTCTATCTGGTGAGCGACGGCAGCAACAAGCCCTATCGCTGCAAGATCCGCCCGACAGCGTTCAGCCATTTGCAGGCGATGGATTTCATGGCGAAGGGGCATATGCTGCCCGACGCGACCGCCATTCTGGGCGCGATTGATGTGGTGTTCGGGGAGTGTGACCGGTGA
- a CDS encoding NADH-quinone oxidoreductase subunit C, with translation MTVLHSAPKPSVIDGAFDAIKSAIGADLLDAHEAHGELVFTIRRDGLEAVLRMLRDDHGYQQLMEIAGADYPGRAERFEVVYMLLSLTKNHRIMLKVTTDEATPVPTATTLWPNAGWLEREVFDMYGVLFAGNTDLRRILTDYGFEGHPFRKDFPMTGYTELRYSEEDKRVVYEPVRLAQEMRTFDFMSPWEGADYVLPGDEKADTPPVDEPKVTDSPKDTGAGAKADEKAAEKVSAGSPAEVDSGEDEAPPPEPTEDEPGRKPREGKTTDTKRATLPDKDTGPNEDEA, from the coding sequence GTGACTGTCCTCCATTCCGCCCCGAAGCCGAGCGTTATCGATGGCGCTTTCGATGCGATCAAGTCTGCCATCGGTGCCGATTTGCTCGACGCGCACGAGGCGCATGGCGAGCTGGTGTTTACCATCCGCCGCGACGGGCTGGAAGCCGTGCTGCGCATGCTGCGCGACGATCACGGCTATCAGCAGCTGATGGAAATCGCCGGGGCCGATTATCCGGGCAGGGCGGAGCGGTTCGAAGTCGTCTATATGCTGCTCAGCCTGACCAAGAATCACCGGATCATGCTGAAGGTTACCACGGACGAGGCGACCCCGGTTCCCACCGCGACCACGCTGTGGCCCAATGCGGGCTGGCTGGAGCGCGAGGTTTTCGACATGTACGGCGTGCTGTTCGCCGGAAATACCGATCTGCGCCGCATCCTCACGGATTACGGTTTCGAAGGGCATCCTTTCCGCAAGGATTTCCCCATGACCGGCTACACCGAATTGCGCTATTCCGAAGAAGACAAGCGCGTGGTTTACGAGCCGGTCAGGCTGGCCCAGGAAATGCGTACGTTCGATTTCATGAGCCCGTGGGAAGGCGCGGATTACGTGCTGCCAGGTGACGAGAAGGCGGACACCCCGCCGGTGGACGAACCCAAGGTAACCGATAGCCCCAAGGACACCGGCGCAGGCGCCAAAGCAGATGAAAAGGCGGCCGAGAAGGTTAGTGCCGGATCGCCCGCCGAGGTCGATAGCGGCGAGGACGAGGCTCCCCCGCCAGAGCCGACCGAAGATGAACCCGGCCGCAAGCCGCGCGAGGGCAAGACCACCGATACCAAGCGGGCGACTCTCCCCGACAAGGACACCGGCCCTAACGAGGACGAAGCATGA
- a CDS encoding NADH-quinone oxidoreductase subunit B family protein, producing the protein MQTEVNDKGFLVTSTEDLFQWARTGSLWWMTFGLACCAVEMIHVNMPRYDMERFGVAPRASPRQSDVMIVAGTLCNKMAPALRKVYDQMSDPKYVISMGSCANGGGYYHYSYSVVRGCDRIVPVDIYIPGCPPTAEALLYGVMQLQRKIRRSGTVLR; encoded by the coding sequence ATGCAGACCGAGGTGAACGATAAGGGCTTCCTCGTCACCAGCACCGAAGACCTGTTCCAATGGGCGCGCACCGGTTCGCTGTGGTGGATGACCTTCGGTCTGGCCTGCTGCGCGGTGGAGATGATCCATGTCAACATGCCGCGTTACGACATGGAACGCTTCGGCGTGGCCCCGCGCGCCAGCCCGCGCCAGAGCGACGTGATGATCGTGGCCGGGACGCTGTGCAACAAGATGGCCCCGGCGCTGCGCAAGGTTTACGACCAGATGTCGGACCCGAAATACGTCATTTCGATGGGTAGCTGCGCCAATGGCGGCGGCTATTACCATTACAGCTATTCCGTGGTTCGCGGCTGCGACCGGATTGTGCCGGTGGACATCTATATTCCCGGCTGTCCGCCGACCGCAGAAGCACTGCTTTACGGCGTGATGCAGCTCCAGCGCAAAATCCGCCGCAGCGGTACGGTGCTGCGGTGA
- a CDS encoding NADH-quinone oxidoreductase subunit A — MTPTEFDLVQYLPILIFLGIAVAISALFVFLPMGVSRLTGAHNPDSEKLSEYECGFPAFEDPRSQFDVRFYLVAILFIIFDLEAAFLFPWAVSLDLTGWPGWITMMIFLFELIVGFAYAWKKGALEWE; from the coding sequence TTGACGCCAACCGAATTCGATCTGGTCCAGTATCTGCCGATCCTGATTTTCCTCGGCATCGCCGTGGCGATCTCGGCATTGTTCGTGTTTCTGCCGATGGGCGTTTCGCGGCTGACGGGCGCACATAATCCGGATTCGGAAAAGCTCAGCGAATATGAATGCGGCTTTCCGGCATTCGAAGATCCGCGCAGCCAGTTCGACGTGCGCTTTTACCTCGTCGCGATCCTGTTCATCATCTTCGATCTGGAGGCGGCGTTCCTGTTTCCCTGGGCGGTCAGCCTGGATCTTACCGGCTGGCCGGGCTGGATCACCATGATGATCTTCCTGTTCGAACTGATTGTCGGCTTTGCCTATGCCTGGAAGAAAGGGGCGCTGGAATGGGAGTGA